A single window of Helicobacter pylori NCTC 11637 = CCUG 17874 = ATCC 43504 = JCM 12093 DNA harbors:
- the murC gene encoding UDP-N-acetylmuramate--L-alanine ligase encodes MLETPKVLLKNLQDCKIHFIGIGGIGISGLAKYLKAQGATISGSDIAISPSVKYLKALGVEINIPHDPKAINNQDVIIHSAIIKEDNTEIQRAKELEIPILSRKDALYSILKDKRVFSVCGAHGKSSITAMLSAICPFFGAIIGAHSKEFDSNVRESANDSLVFEADESDSSFLFSNPYVAIVPNTEPEHLEHYGHDLERFFFAYEYFLDHAQKRVIYKEDPFLKSYSKDAIVLEKKDIYNIQYILKDGEPYTSFELKDLGAFLVWGLGEHNATNASLAILSALDELDLEEIRNNLLNFKGIKKRFDILQKNALILIDDYAHHPTEISATLKSARIYADLLDTQEKIVVIWQAHKYSRLMDNLEEFKKCFLEHCNRLIILPVYSTSEVKRDIDLKAHFKHYNPTFIDRVRKKGDFLELLVNDNVVEIIKKGFVIGFGAGDITYQLRGEM; translated from the coding sequence ATGCTTGAAACCCCAAAAGTTTTACTCAAAAACTTACAAGATTGCAAGATCCATTTTATCGGTATAGGGGGGATTGGCATTTCAGGCTTAGCCAAATACCTTAAAGCGCAAGGGGCTACAATCAGCGGCTCTGATATTGCCATAAGCCCTAGCGTTAAGTATTTGAAAGCTTTAGGCGTAGAAATTAATATCCCGCATGATCCAAAAGCGATTAATAATCAAGATGTCATTATCCATTCAGCCATTATCAAAGAAGACAATACAGAAATACAAAGGGCTAAGGAATTAGAAATCCCTATTTTGTCTCGCAAAGACGCTTTGTATTCTATCCTTAAAGATAAGCGCGTTTTTAGCGTGTGCGGGGCTCATGGGAAAAGCAGTATCACGGCCATGTTGAGCGCGATTTGCCCCTTTTTTGGAGCGATTATTGGGGCGCATTCTAAAGAATTTGATTCCAATGTGCGAGAGAGCGCGAATGATAGCTTAGTTTTTGAAGCCGATGAGAGCGATTCAAGTTTTTTATTTTCTAACCCTTATGTGGCGATTGTGCCTAACACAGAGCCAGAACATTTGGAGCATTATGGCCACGATTTAGAGCGTTTTTTCTTTGCTTATGAGTATTTTTTAGACCATGCTCAAAAAAGAGTGATCTATAAAGAAGATCCTTTTTTAAAAAGCTATTCTAAAGACGCCATTGTTTTAGAAAAAAAAGACATTTATAATATTCAATATATTTTAAAAGACGGCGAGCCTTACACTTCATTTGAATTGAAAGATTTGGGGGCTTTTTTGGTGTGGGGGCTAGGTGAACACAACGCTACGAATGCGAGTTTGGCGATTTTAAGCGCTTTAGATGAATTGGATTTAGAAGAAATTAGAAATAATTTATTGAATTTCAAAGGCATTAAAAAACGCTTTGATATTTTGCAAAAAAACGCGCTCATCCTCATTGATGATTACGCCCACCACCCCACTGAAATCAGCGCCACTTTAAAAAGCGCTAGGATTTATGCTGATTTATTGGACACGCAAGAAAAGATTGTAGTGATCTGGCAAGCACACAAATACTCCCGCTTAATGGATAATTTAGAAGAGTTTAAAAAATGTTTTTTAGAGCATTGCAACAGATTGATTATCCTACCCGTTTATAGCACAAGTGAAGTCAAAAGAGACATTGATTTGAAAGCCCATTTTAAGCATTATAACCCCACCTTTATAGACAGGGTGCGTAAAAAGGGGGATTTTTTAGAGCTGTTAGTCAATGATAATGTGGTAGAAATAATCAAAAAAGGCTTTGTGATAGGCTTTGGAGCGGGGGATATTACCTATCAATTGAGAGGCGAAATGTAA
- a CDS encoding succinyldiaminopimelate transaminase: MTFEPYPFERLRALFKEITPKKKGLDLGIGEPRFETPKFIQDALKQHTHSLNIYPKSAFEEGLREAQRGFFKRRFKIELKENELVSTLGSREVLFNFPSFVLFDYQNPTIAYPNPFYQIYEGSAQFARAKSLLMPLTKENDFTPSLNEKELQEVGLVILNSPNNPTGRTLSVEELISWVKLALKHDFILINDECYSEIYENTPPPSLLEACMLAGNEAFKNVLVIHSLSKRSSAPGLRSGFIAGDSSLLEKYKAFRTYLGYTSANAIQKASEIAWLDDVHAEFFRNIYANNLKLARKIFKNTLIYPYSFYVYLPVKDGENFAKRLYQNEGIITLPALYLGRNRIGADYVRLALVYDTPLLEKPLEIIETYRENHA, encoded by the coding sequence ATGACCTTTGAGCCTTATCCTTTTGAACGATTAAGAGCCTTGTTTAAAGAGATCACCCCTAAAAAAAAGGGGCTAGATCTAGGCATCGGCGAGCCGCGATTTGAAACGCCCAAATTCATTCAAGACGCTCTCAAACAGCACACCCATTCGCTCAATATCTACCCTAAAAGCGCGTTTGAAGAGGGTTTGAGAGAGGCTCAAAGAGGTTTTTTTAAACGCCGTTTTAAGATAGAATTGAAAGAAAACGAGTTAGTCTCCACGCTAGGATCTAGGGAAGTGTTATTCAATTTCCCTAGTTTTGTTTTATTTGATTATCAAAACCCTACCATCGCCTACCCTAACCCCTTTTATCAAATCTATGAAGGATCAGCCCAATTCGCTAGAGCTAAAAGCCTTTTAATGCCCTTAACCAAAGAAAATGATTTCACGCCAAGCTTGAATGAAAAAGAGTTGCAAGAAGTGGGTTTAGTGATCTTAAATTCCCCTAACAACCCCACTGGAAGAACCCTTTCTGTAGAAGAGCTGATTAGTTGGGTCAAACTCGCTTTAAAACATGATTTTATTTTAATCAATGATGAATGTTATAGTGAAATTTATGAAAATACGCCTCCCCCTTCGCTTTTAGAAGCTTGCATGCTAGCTGGTAATGAAGCGTTTAAAAATGTTTTGGTTATCCATTCGCTCTCCAAACGCTCTAGCGCTCCAGGGCTAAGGAGTGGTTTTATCGCTGGGGATAGCAGCCTTTTAGAAAAATACAAAGCGTTTCGCACCTATTTAGGCTATACGAGCGCTAATGCGATCCAAAAGGCTAGTGAAATAGCTTGGCTAGATGATGTGCATGCAGAATTTTTCCGCAATATTTATGCGAATAATTTGAAACTAGCGCGAAAAATCTTTAAAAACACGCTCATTTATCCTTATAGTTTTTATGTGTATTTGCCCGTTAAAGATGGCGAAAATTTTGCTAAAAGACTTTATCAAAACGAAGGCATTATTACTTTACCGGCTTTGTATTTAGGGCGTAATCGTATCGGCGCTGACTACGTGCGTTTAGCCCTTGTCTATGACACTCCCCTTTTAGAAAAGCCTTTAGAAATCATAGAAACTTATCGAGAAAATCATGCTTGA
- the ispG gene encoding flavodoxin-dependent (E)-4-hydroxy-3-methylbut-2-enyl-diphosphate synthase yields the protein MLENRVKTKQIFIGGVAIGGDAPISTQSMTFSKTADIESTKNQIDRLKLAGADLVRVAVSNEKDALALKELKKVSSLPLIADIHFHYKFALIAAQSVDAIRINPGNIGSKDKIKAVVDACKEKNIPIRIGVNAGSLEKQFDQKYGPTPKGMVESALYNAKLLEDLDFTDFKISLKASDVMRTIEAYRMLRPLVIYPFHLGVTEAGNLFSSSIKSAMALGGLLMEGIGDTMRVSITGELENEIKVARAILRHSGRLKEGINWISCPTCGRIEANLVDMASKVEKRLSHIKTPLDISVMGCVVNALGEAKHADMAIAFGNRSGLIIKEGKVIHKLAEKDLFETFVIEVENLAKEREKSLKD from the coding sequence ATGCTAGAAAATAGAGTTAAGACCAAGCAAATTTTTATCGGTGGCGTCGCTATAGGGGGTGATGCTCCTATTAGCACGCAAAGCATGACCTTTAGTAAAACCGCTGATATTGAAAGCACTAAAAATCAAATTGACCGACTCAAACTCGCCGGGGCCGATTTAGTGAGGGTGGCGGTGAGTAATGAAAAGGACGCCCTAGCCTTAAAAGAATTGAAAAAAGTGTCCTCTTTGCCTTTAATCGCTGATATTCATTTCCATTATAAATTCGCTCTCATTGCCGCTCAAAGCGTAGATGCGATTAGGATTAACCCCGGAAACATCGGCTCTAAAGACAAAATCAAAGCGGTGGTTGATGCTTGTAAAGAAAAAAACATTCCTATAAGAATTGGCGTGAATGCCGGGAGTTTAGAAAAGCAGTTTGATCAAAAATACGGACCCACCCCAAAAGGCATGGTAGAAAGCGCTTTGTATAACGCCAAACTTTTAGAAGATTTGGATTTTACTGATTTTAAGATTTCTTTAAAAGCGAGCGATGTGATGCGCACCATAGAAGCTTACAGGATGCTACGCCCTCTTGTGATCTATCCTTTCCATTTGGGGGTTACTGAAGCGGGTAATCTTTTCAGTTCTAGCATCAAATCCGCCATGGCTTTAGGGGGGCTTTTAATGGAGGGCATTGGGGATACGATGCGCGTATCCATCACAGGGGAATTAGAAAATGAAATCAAAGTGGCTAGAGCGATTTTACGCCATAGCGGGCGGTTGAAAGAAGGGATTAATTGGATTTCTTGCCCCACTTGCGGGCGCATTGAAGCCAATTTAGTGGATATGGCGAGCAAGGTAGAAAAACGCCTAAGCCACATTAAAACCCCTTTAGACATTAGCGTGATGGGTTGCGTGGTGAACGCTTTAGGTGAAGCCAAGCATGCAGACATGGCGATCGCTTTTGGGAATCGCAGCGGTTTGATCATTAAAGAGGGTAAAGTCATTCACAAACTGGCTGAAAAGGATTTGTTTGAAACTTTTGTGATAGAAGTGGAAAATTTAGCTAAAGAAAGAGAAAAGAGTTTAAAGGATTAG
- a CDS encoding 2,3,4,5-tetrahydropyridine-2,6-carboxylate N-succinyltransferase, with translation MINKFKNFVSNYQQSNHYKEPLGFGIARVDIAPISKKILCATYPVLNWKDENLGSYVVFCNSLSKEKILKESASERVIEIDESFVLKVLDFYTPFLNEAYSNKMAHKNIQVVLELLKALEENRLKNSDGESLYRLVILYEDKPCESVESAYMKLLALSLGKAPLRSLNLEGIFNQLSNAAWSGNKPYELEWLRMNEVALKMRGHFPSIDFIDKFPRYLMQLIPEFDNIRLLDSSKTRFGAYLGTGGYTQMPGASYVNFNAGAMGVCMNEGRISSSVVVGAGTDIGGGASVLGVLSGGNNNPISIGKNCLLGANSVTGISLGDGCIVDAGVAILAGSVIEIEENEFKKLLEVNSALEKHANNLYKGKELSGKNGVHFRSNSQNGKLIAFRSVKKIELNQNLH, from the coding sequence ATGATCAATAAGTTTAAAAATTTTGTGAGCAACTACCAGCAATCTAACCACTATAAAGAGCCTTTAGGTTTTGGCATTGCCAGAGTGGATATTGCCCCTATTTCCAAAAAGATTTTATGCGCCACTTACCCCGTTTTGAACTGGAAAGATGAAAATTTAGGCTCTTATGTGGTGTTTTGCAACTCGCTTTCTAAAGAAAAAATCCTAAAAGAGAGTGCGAGCGAGCGCGTCATTGAGATTGATGAAAGTTTTGTGTTAAAAGTGCTGGATTTTTATACGCCCTTTTTGAATGAAGCCTATTCCAATAAAATGGCTCATAAAAACATCCAAGTGGTTTTAGAGCTTTTAAAAGCTTTAGAAGAAAATCGTTTGAAAAATAGTGATGGGGAGTCTCTTTATCGCTTGGTGATCTTGTATGAAGATAAGCCTTGCGAGAGCGTGGAGAGCGCGTATATGAAACTTTTAGCGCTCTCTTTAGGGAAAGCCCCTTTAAGGAGTTTGAATTTAGAGGGTATTTTTAACCAGCTTTCTAATGCGGCTTGGAGCGGCAACAAGCCTTATGAATTAGAATGGCTTAGAATGAACGAAGTGGCTTTAAAAATGCGAGGCCATTTCCCTAGCATTGATTTTATAGATAAATTCCCGCGCTATTTGATGCAATTAATCCCTGAGTTTGATAATATCCGTTTATTGGATAGCTCAAAAACGCGCTTTGGGGCGTATTTAGGAACCGGTGGTTACACTCAAATGCCCGGGGCTAGTTATGTGAATTTTAATGCAGGGGCTATGGGAGTGTGCATGAATGAGGGGCGTATTTCTTCATCGGTGGTGGTGGGAGCAGGCACTGATATTGGTGGGGGAGCGAGCGTGTTAGGCGTTTTAAGCGGAGGGAATAACAACCCCATTAGCATCGGGAAAAATTGTTTGCTAGGGGCTAATAGCGTTACCGGTATTAGTTTAGGCGATGGCTGTATCGTGGATGCAGGCGTTGCGATTTTGGCCGGAAGTGTGATAGAAATTGAAGAAAATGAGTTTAAAAAGCTTTTAGAAGTGAATAGCGCTTTAGAAAAACATGCCAACAATCTTTACAAAGGCAAAGAGCTTTCCGGAAAAAATGGCGTGCATTTTCGTTCCAATAGCCAGAATGGTAAGCTGATTGCTTTTAGGAGCGTGAAAAAAATTGAGTTGAATCAAAACCTGCATTAA